TACAAAACCTTAAACGACAGCTACATTATTTTTGTGTGTTTGTTTGACGTGATAGGAAAAGGCAAACCGCTTTACATGTTTGAAAACATTTGCCTTGAAGACAGGCAAACACTCTTACAAGACGGGGCAAAAAAAGTTATAATCAATGCACAAGCATTCAGCAAAGCCGAAGATATAGAACTAAAAGGCTTTTTGGAATATATTAAAACAGGTGCGGCAAATACCGAATACACAGGGAGGATAGAAACGATGATAGAGGCAGTAAAACATAACGAACAGGCACGCAAAGAATACCGCATAATGTCGGCATTTGAAATGGACGCCCGGGAAGAGGGCATACAACAAGGCATACAGCAAGGTTTTTCCGACGGCTCATACAAAAAAGCTCTTGAAACGGCAAAATTGATGAAACATGCGAATTGTGAACTTGATTTTATTATGCAGATGACCGGCCTCAGTAAAGAAGAAGTGGAAGCGATTAATTAATTGGTAATGGATAATGGGTAATTTAAGAAAATTACACATTACAAATTACCAATTAAAAATTACTTATCGGGAGAATTGATAACCTATTATCAATTAAAGCGTAGTTTCCAAAGAGGTGTCCATTTTCCCCTTCCCCTAATCTGTCCCACTTGAAAACTTAGCTTTTTCATATTATAATCCTTCCTCGTATTTTAAAACGATTGGAGAAAACAATGAGCGAAAAATTGCAGGCGATTGAATTGGAAAAATCTTATAATCCTAAAGAATTTGAAGAGCGTATTTATTCCTTTTGGGAAGCCAATAAGTGCTTTAGCCCGATAAAAAAGAAAAACGCAAAAAATACATTTACTGTCGTCATTCCTCCGCCCAATGTTACGGGCGTTCTCCATGTAGGCCATGCCCTCGATGAAACCTTGCAGGACGTAATTGTCCGCTATCACCGCATGAAAGGGGACGAAACCCTCTGGATTCCCGGAACCGATCATGCAGGTATTGCCACTCAATCCGTTGTAGAAAAAAAACTGAAGGCCGAAGGCAAAAACCGCCGTGACCTCGGACGGGACGCTTTTATCGAAAAGGTATGGGAAGTTAAAAATGAACATCACTCGATTATAACAAAGCAGCTCCGCAAAATGGGAGTTTCGGTCGATTGGGATAGGGAACGCTTTACCTTAGATGAGGGGCTTTCTCAAGCTGTAAGGGAGGTCTTTGTTTCTTTATATGAACAGGGGCTAATCTATCAGGGCAATTACCTTGTAAACTGGTGCCCTTCATGCGGTACGGCAATTTCGGATGATGAGGTTGAACATGAAGACCGAAAGGGCGGCATGTACCATATTTATTATAAATTGGCAGACGGGGCGGTTTTACAAAATGAAGCAGGCGAAAAAATACAAGAAATAGAAATTGCAACTACCCGCCCCGAGACCCTTTTGGGAGATACCGCCATAGCCGTTCATCCCGAAGACCCCCGCTATGCATCCATCGTAGGAAAAGAAGTAATTCTGCCTCTCGCAAATAGGAAGATTCCTGTAATTGCCGATTCCTATGTCGATAAAGAATTCGGAACGGGTGTTGTAAAGATAACTCCTGCCCATGACCCCAATGACTGGGAGGTAGGTAAAAGGCATAATCTTCCGGTTCTAAATATCTTAAACCCTGACGGAACATTAAACGATGCAGTTCCCGAAAAATACCGAGGCCTTTCAACGGAAAAAGCACGCAAGGCCGTTATCGAAGATTTGGAAGCTCTGGGACTTTTTAAAAATGAAGAAAAAATAAAGCACGCAGTAGGCTGCTGTTACCGCTGTCATACAAGTATAGAGCCTTATGTTTCAAAACAATGGTTTGTAAAAATGCAGCCCTTGGCTCAAAAAGCCTTAGATGCATGGAAAAAAGGCGATGTTGTTTTTTATCCTCAAAAATGGGAAAACACCTATGCTCACTGGATGAACAATATCCGCGACTGGTGTATTTCCCGTCAGCTTTGGTGGGGGCACCGCATTCCTGTTTGGTATTGTGCCGATTGCGGAAAAACTATCGTAAGCCGCACGGATATTACGGAATGTCCTCACTGTAAGTCAAAAAACATAAAGCAGGATGAGGATGTTTTAGACACTTGGTTTTCAAGTTGGCTTTGGCCTTTTTCAACCCTCGGCTGGCCCGAAAAGACCGAAGACCTCGCACGCTTTTTTCCGACATCGGCCCTTGTTACAGGACACGATATAATTTTCTTTTGGGTAGCAAGAATGATAATGGCCTCCTTGCAGTTTACGGGCAAGGCTCCTTTTAAAGATATTTTTATTCACGGTTTGGTTCGGGATAAACAAGGCCGCAAGATGAGTAAGAGCTTGGGAAACGGTATTGACCCTCTTGTAGCTATCGAAGAGTTTGGGGCTGATGCTATGAAGTTCACCCTTACCTTTATGTGCGGTTCTCAAAGTCAGGACTTTTTAATCGACATGGAAAGTTTTAAGCTCGGCTCGAAATTTGCAAACAAGGTTTGGAACGCTTCCCGATATATTTTAGGAAACCTTGCAGGCAGAACTATTGTGACTGTCAGACGGGACGGCGGTCTAAACGGCTTAAAAGAACTTGACCGCTGGATTTATCATGAACTAAACGAAGCGGCTCAAACGGTTCGCTCAAGCCTTGATTCTTACCGTTATAATGAAGCCGCTCAAAAGGTTTACGAATTCTTTTGGAATAATTTTTGTGATTGGTATGTTGAAGGTACTAAACTTTCTTTTAAGTACGGAGACGAAAAAGAGAAGGATAGGGCGGCTTCGGTACTTCTTGCAGTCTTGGAAGAATCCTTACGCCTGCTTCATCCGTTTTTAGCCTTTGTTACCGAAGAGATTTATTCAAAGCTGCCCGGCAATTGTGCTGAAGGCGCCTTGCCTCGTGCCAAGATTTTAATGACTTCAGATTACCCCGAAGAAAAAAAAGAACGCATAGATGAGGCCGCTTCTATCCGTTTTAGAACCTTGCAGGAAATTGTCCGCAATATTAGAGCCTTACGGGCCGAATGCGGCATAGACCCTCAGTTAAAGCTTAAGGTTTCTCTTTATATTGAGAAAAACTCTCCTGCGGAAGCTGCCCGTGAAAATTCCGAAATAATAGAAATGCTTTCAGGCCTTTCCGGTTTAAACTTTATCGATTCTCTTAAAGAAAAACCTGCCTCTTCAATCGGTGTAGTAGGGGCGGGCTTTGAGGCTTTTTTGATAACGGGAGATTCAATAGATATCGATCAATTAAAAAAGCGTTTTGAAAAAGAGCTTGAAAAAAATGAACAAAATGCTTCAAAGATAGACTCTAAGCTCAAAAACGAAAACTTTGTTAAAAACGCTCCTCCCGAAGTCATCGAAGGCGAAAAAGAAAAACACGCCGAGTTTTTAAGGCGTATCGAAAAATTAAAAGGTTATTTGGAAGGGATGAGGTAGATAGCCGTTTGACTTTTTTGAAAGGGTAGTTTGCATATTTAGAAAATGAAACTTGAACGCATCCTCGAAATAATTATATACTTATTAAACCATGAAAAGGTTTCCGCAAAATATTTGGCAGAGTATTTTGATGTGTCGGTCAGGACTATTCAGCGTGATATGGTAAGCATAGCCGAAGCCGGTATACCCGTATATACCTTGGGAGGAAGGTACGGCGGCTATGCCGTTTTGGAAAATTATAAAATAAAAAACATCAACATCAAAAACAGCGAACAGCAAATTATTATAAGCGCTTTGGAAAGTCTTGCTACTTCATATACAAATGACAAGCTCAATTCCTTAATCGAAAAATACAATGCCATTATCGAAAAAGAGGGCGGGCAAAAAGTTTTTTGGGATTTTAGCGTTACAAAAGAAAATAAAAAGGTGCAAGATTCCAATATGCTTTTGGAAAAAGCCATCGGCGGTAAGAACTATATCGTTTTCGATTACCGCAATTCCGAAGGAAAAACTTCGCATGTTTGTGCGGAGCCACTTGCAATTCATTATAAATGGTATGCATGGTATTTGTTTGCATACCTTAAAGAAACAAAAGAGTATCGAAC
The DNA window shown above is from Treponema denticola and carries:
- a CDS encoding Rpn family recombination-promoting nuclease/putative transposase, which produces MRKSFDDLTIADDFMFCKIMQDEAICKQFLEMVLAGKIGKITYLSSQNSIAAGIEAKSVRLDILVKDENGKSYDIEMQVANEYNIPKRMRYYQAALDISFLDKGLHYKTLNDSYIIFVCLFDVIGKGKPLYMFENICLEDRQTLLQDGAKKVIINAQAFSKAEDIELKGFLEYIKTGAANTEYTGRIETMIEAVKHNEQARKEYRIMSAFEMDAREEGIQQGIQQGFSDGSYKKALETAKLMKHANCELDFIMQMTGLSKEEVEAIN
- a CDS encoding valine--tRNA ligase, producing the protein MSEKLQAIELEKSYNPKEFEERIYSFWEANKCFSPIKKKNAKNTFTVVIPPPNVTGVLHVGHALDETLQDVIVRYHRMKGDETLWIPGTDHAGIATQSVVEKKLKAEGKNRRDLGRDAFIEKVWEVKNEHHSIITKQLRKMGVSVDWDRERFTLDEGLSQAVREVFVSLYEQGLIYQGNYLVNWCPSCGTAISDDEVEHEDRKGGMYHIYYKLADGAVLQNEAGEKIQEIEIATTRPETLLGDTAIAVHPEDPRYASIVGKEVILPLANRKIPVIADSYVDKEFGTGVVKITPAHDPNDWEVGKRHNLPVLNILNPDGTLNDAVPEKYRGLSTEKARKAVIEDLEALGLFKNEEKIKHAVGCCYRCHTSIEPYVSKQWFVKMQPLAQKALDAWKKGDVVFYPQKWENTYAHWMNNIRDWCISRQLWWGHRIPVWYCADCGKTIVSRTDITECPHCKSKNIKQDEDVLDTWFSSWLWPFSTLGWPEKTEDLARFFPTSALVTGHDIIFFWVARMIMASLQFTGKAPFKDIFIHGLVRDKQGRKMSKSLGNGIDPLVAIEEFGADAMKFTLTFMCGSQSQDFLIDMESFKLGSKFANKVWNASRYILGNLAGRTIVTVRRDGGLNGLKELDRWIYHELNEAAQTVRSSLDSYRYNEAAQKVYEFFWNNFCDWYVEGTKLSFKYGDEKEKDRAASVLLAVLEESLRLLHPFLAFVTEEIYSKLPGNCAEGALPRAKILMTSDYPEEKKERIDEAASIRFRTLQEIVRNIRALRAECGIDPQLKLKVSLYIEKNSPAEAARENSEIIEMLSGLSGLNFIDSLKEKPASSIGVVGAGFEAFLITGDSIDIDQLKKRFEKELEKNEQNASKIDSKLKNENFVKNAPPEVIEGEKEKHAEFLRRIEKLKGYLEGMR
- a CDS encoding helix-turn-helix transcriptional regulator, whose product is MKLERILEIIIYLLNHEKVSAKYLAEYFDVSVRTIQRDMVSIAEAGIPVYTLGGRYGGYAVLENYKIKNINIKNSEQQIIISALESLATSYTNDKLNSLIEKYNAIIEKEGGQKVFWDFSVTKENKKVQDSNMLLEKAIGGKNYIVFDYRNSEGKTSHVCAEPLAIHYKWYAWYLFAYLKETKEYRTFKVARMQNLVISKEKSFIKHGDIQQRMKEAELAYYKTCIDIEIIFSEKEIPLIEEYFPDSIIEKLPSQKCKTHIHVPAKERLWKALLLSFGDAVTVVSPKDYKEELIKTAKTFLSNYDKNLL